In the genome of Saprospira sp. CCB-QB6, one region contains:
- the cas10 gene encoding type III-A CRISPR-associated protein Cas10/Csm1 has protein sequence MSKEQAYKLYIAALLEDIPGMEAKRAEYVEGQEELYQQFLARASKLAAAGADVHAKHEVLMSPMEGLKNPEKKRAYGIFPSVQELDEKGFPLKKSEIKDAEVAKAELWKAFKRDVNELPTTGLKDLKRYSIKLHTLLEHYASRLPSVSQAHADVSFFDFNRLRAAVVYSLCQLEQEEKREEKAFALVRADISGIQNYIYGIASKNASKNLKGRSFYIQLLGDVVLQLLMKELELVDGQVIYASGGNFFLLLPHTKKLQATLDLEGEGSFIQRLQKALFKQYAEKLSVIMAYQPVVESDLNQSKPEGLTQAIETLFQEKIGRAKKRQLAFHIKNTAHFFDPIEEEISAQRHDAMTGDMISANERKIWFWDTTEDKTETIEPNYFIAAKQKLESKLETFEAKGVSFLSEDSAMQIIAGRRLREAKYLVFSVDEKIEELDEVLFAKKTAGGIAKYSPRESSAHLQPLRHAREYGLAVVDVFITMGDELWKKLDRNKVQTIWALKKVDEKSSSSIGKALKTVDFITVYGGNSIAKMEDESIRPKTFEELASNLSPEQQKEQLKNREKLEEGLFTRLGVLRMDVDGLGATFQEHIPYIDSKNKLVRPHLSLAYYSAVSHQLDWFFKGWLNRIWEDEKTVEEPENKISEYSQIIYAGGDDLFIVGRWNILIKMAMEIKEDFERFGCSLTEKDRLTLSGGLAIVREKFPILKAAEIAGKLEEQAKKHKFEEDGKEALRKKNSIAFLDHALHWDTEFKLVHHLFNDLKKVKEDKLAKQRGGLPRSILGRIQSYYKMMKGYNVEKNSPRWIWMAAYDLGRLSKSLFQNYEKLLRESYGDQIVSSGLDIVDYQEELLESKKALEKIKAGIFTNRYTGVNRDDSFEHKSHYHFLELLNIAARWAEFETRAKDAKKLKRTNK, from the coding sequence ATGAGCAAAGAGCAGGCATATAAGTTATATATAGCAGCGCTTTTAGAAGATATTCCAGGAATGGAAGCGAAACGGGCTGAATATGTAGAAGGACAGGAGGAACTTTATCAGCAATTTTTAGCTAGAGCGAGTAAACTGGCTGCTGCTGGAGCAGATGTTCATGCAAAGCATGAAGTTTTGATGTCTCCAATGGAAGGCTTGAAAAATCCAGAGAAAAAAAGAGCTTATGGTATTTTTCCTTCTGTACAAGAATTAGATGAAAAGGGTTTTCCTTTGAAAAAGTCGGAAATAAAAGATGCAGAAGTGGCAAAAGCGGAATTATGGAAGGCCTTTAAAAGGGATGTGAATGAGCTGCCTACTACTGGGCTTAAGGACTTGAAAAGGTATAGCATAAAACTGCATACCTTATTAGAGCACTATGCTTCTCGCTTGCCTTCAGTGAGTCAGGCTCATGCTGATGTTTCTTTTTTTGACTTCAATCGTTTGCGTGCTGCTGTTGTGTATAGCCTTTGTCAATTGGAGCAAGAAGAAAAACGGGAGGAAAAAGCCTTTGCATTAGTTCGAGCGGATATTTCAGGTATCCAAAATTATATTTATGGAATAGCTAGTAAGAATGCCTCTAAAAACCTAAAAGGTCGCAGTTTTTATATTCAGCTGTTGGGGGATGTTGTTTTGCAGCTACTGATGAAGGAACTAGAACTTGTAGATGGGCAGGTAATTTATGCTTCTGGAGGAAACTTCTTTCTTTTGCTCCCACATACAAAAAAGTTGCAAGCTACCTTAGATCTTGAAGGAGAGGGAAGTTTTATTCAACGTTTGCAAAAAGCTTTATTTAAGCAGTATGCTGAAAAACTATCTGTGATAATGGCTTATCAGCCAGTAGTGGAATCCGATTTGAACCAGTCAAAACCGGAAGGCTTAACTCAGGCTATAGAAACGCTTTTTCAAGAAAAAATTGGTCGAGCAAAAAAGCGGCAACTTGCTTTTCATATAAAAAATACGGCTCATTTTTTTGATCCAATAGAGGAAGAGATCTCTGCTCAACGGCATGATGCCATGACTGGGGATATGATTTCAGCGAATGAGCGGAAGATTTGGTTTTGGGATACAACAGAAGATAAAACTGAAACTATAGAGCCCAATTATTTTATAGCGGCAAAACAAAAACTTGAGAGCAAATTAGAGACCTTTGAGGCCAAGGGCGTTAGTTTCTTGTCTGAAGATAGCGCCATGCAAATTATTGCGGGCCGAAGACTACGAGAAGCTAAGTATTTAGTTTTTTCTGTGGATGAAAAAATAGAGGAGTTGGATGAAGTTTTATTTGCAAAGAAAACAGCTGGAGGAATAGCTAAGTATTCTCCTCGCGAGTCTTCTGCACATCTTCAGCCTTTGCGCCATGCTAGAGAATACGGTTTAGCTGTGGTAGATGTATTCATTACAATGGGAGATGAGCTTTGGAAAAAATTAGACAGAAATAAGGTGCAAACTATTTGGGCCTTGAAAAAAGTAGATGAAAAAAGTAGTTCATCTATCGGGAAAGCACTTAAAACAGTAGATTTTATTACCGTTTATGGGGGGAATTCCATTGCAAAAATGGAGGATGAATCTATTCGGCCAAAAACTTTTGAAGAATTAGCGAGCAACCTATCTCCAGAGCAACAGAAAGAGCAACTTAAGAATAGAGAAAAATTAGAGGAAGGTTTGTTTACCCGCTTAGGCGTTTTGCGTATGGATGTAGATGGTTTGGGCGCAACCTTTCAAGAACATATTCCCTATATCGACTCTAAGAATAAATTGGTACGGCCCCATTTAAGTTTGGCTTATTATAGTGCTGTTTCACATCAATTAGATTGGTTTTTTAAGGGCTGGTTGAATCGCATTTGGGAAGATGAAAAAACAGTTGAAGAGCCGGAGAATAAAATCAGTGAGTACAGTCAAATTATTTATGCTGGTGGTGATGATCTCTTTATTGTGGGGCGTTGGAACATCTTAATAAAGATGGCCATGGAAATTAAGGAAGATTTTGAACGCTTTGGTTGCTCATTGACAGAAAAAGATCGCTTGACTTTATCTGGAGGACTGGCTATTGTGCGAGAAAAGTTTCCCATTTTAAAGGCTGCTGAAATTGCTGGGAAATTAGAAGAGCAGGCTAAAAAACATAAGTTTGAGGAAGATGGGAAGGAAGCTCTTCGAAAGAAAAATAGTATTGCATTTTTAGACCATGCTTTGCATTGGGATACAGAGTTTAAGTTGGTACATCATCTCTTTAATGATTTAAAGAAGGTCAAGGAAGATAAGCTGGCTAAACAAAGAGGGGGACTACCTAGAAGTATCTTAGGCCGGATTCAGAGCTACTATAAAATGATGAAGGGATATAATGTAGAAAAAAACTCTCCTCGTTGGATATGGATGGCTGCCTATGATTTAGGCCGTTTGAGTAAAAGTTTATTTCAGAATTATGAAAAGTTGCTCAGAGAAAGCTATGGAGATCAAATTGTGTCTTCTGGACTAGATATAGTAGACTATCAAGAGGAACTTTTGGAATCTAAAAAAGCACTAGAAAAAATTAAGGCAGGAATCTTTACGAATAGATATACTGGAGTAAATAGAGATGATAGTTTTGAGCATAAGTCTCATTATCATTTTCTAGAGTTATTGAATATTGCTGCTCGTTGGGCAGAGTTTGAAACTCGAGCAAAGGATGCAAAAAAATTGAAAAGAACCAATAAATAA
- a CDS encoding ABC transporter ATP-binding protein, with translation MFQFSNLIPLPLQEKDLSTSEVWACDWALAEETAYFLEAPSGRGKTTFQHLLYGLRQDYRGSISWKGKDIRQFSAEDWAILRQNELAIIFQDLRLFPQLSMAENLMLKQELNPAMNLDQLKAAAEALDMMEHWDRPTELLSYGQKQRIAIIRALSQPFSLLLMDEPFAHLDQENIRLACELIQRRCEEEKASLLIASLGDDYFLKYNQRIRL, from the coding sequence ATGTTTCAATTTTCAAATTTGATTCCGCTCCCTTTACAAGAAAAAGATTTGTCGACCTCAGAAGTTTGGGCTTGTGATTGGGCCTTGGCAGAAGAAACGGCTTATTTTTTAGAAGCGCCTTCGGGCCGCGGAAAAACTACCTTTCAGCATTTGCTTTATGGTTTGCGCCAAGATTATCGTGGCAGCATTTCTTGGAAAGGAAAAGATATTCGACAATTTTCTGCAGAAGATTGGGCTATTTTGCGGCAAAACGAATTGGCGATTATTTTTCAAGATTTGCGTTTGTTTCCTCAGCTCAGCATGGCTGAAAATTTAATGCTCAAACAAGAATTAAATCCCGCCATGAATTTGGACCAACTCAAAGCTGCTGCCGAAGCTTTAGATATGATGGAGCATTGGGATCGGCCTACAGAATTGTTGTCTTATGGCCAAAAACAACGCATTGCGATCATTCGTGCGCTCAGTCAACCCTTTTCGCTTTTATTGATGGATGAACCCTTTGCGCATTTGGACCAAGAAAATATTCGTCTTGCTTGTGAATTGATTCAGCGCCGTTGCGAAGAAGAAAAGGCCAGTCTTTTGATTGCCAGTTTGGGTGATGATTATTTTTTGAAGTACAATCAACGCATTCGCTTGTAA
- a CDS encoding NmrA family NAD(P)-binding protein, with translation MILVNGATGQLGQGIIRELLKSIAAKEIRAYVRNEEKAAFLKDLGVELAVGDYNNKAAIAQAMQGVDTLMLISGGDPNRLEQHKNFVDAAKDAGVKRVLYTGVSMKSVEDAALKGMMSDHFETEKHIMAANFESAASLRNTLYLDVLKDFFLGPQPQGVYLPIKSGAVPFVLRSELAQVAAKLLLADKLEKKYYELHHPEALSFAEIAKQLDVPFVSLTEADYLAQLNKMGLPEPVQQMLLGFCQDMEAGQFIVDTPSDLTTILGKAPSSHAEGLKELFA, from the coding sequence ATGATCTTAGTTAATGGAGCAACAGGCCAATTGGGGCAGGGAATTATTCGCGAACTACTCAAAAGTATTGCGGCCAAAGAAATTCGCGCTTATGTACGCAACGAAGAAAAAGCAGCATTCCTAAAGGATTTGGGTGTAGAGCTTGCCGTTGGGGATTATAATAATAAAGCCGCTATTGCTCAAGCGATGCAGGGCGTTGATACACTTATGCTCATCTCTGGTGGAGATCCCAATCGTCTAGAGCAACACAAAAATTTTGTGGATGCAGCTAAGGATGCAGGCGTGAAACGCGTACTTTATACTGGCGTAAGCATGAAATCAGTTGAAGATGCAGCCCTAAAAGGGATGATGAGCGATCACTTTGAAACGGAAAAACACATTATGGCGGCCAATTTTGAGTCGGCGGCTAGTTTGCGTAACACACTTTATTTGGATGTACTCAAAGATTTCTTTTTGGGCCCTCAACCTCAAGGTGTTTATCTGCCCATCAAATCGGGAGCGGTGCCTTTTGTTTTGCGTAGTGAATTGGCACAGGTTGCAGCCAAACTACTTTTAGCCGATAAGCTAGAGAAAAAATATTATGAATTACATCATCCCGAAGCCCTAAGCTTTGCAGAAATTGCCAAGCAATTGGATGTTCCTTTTGTTTCACTCACTGAAGCCGATTATTTGGCACAGCTCAATAAAATGGGCTTGCCCGAGCCAGTACAACAAATGTTGTTAGGTTTTTGCCAAGATATGGAAGCCGGCCAGTTCATTGTAGATACTCCCAGCGATTTAACTACAATTTTGGGCAAAGCGCCTAGCAGCCATGCAGAAGGCTTGAAGGAATTGTTTGCCTAA
- a CDS encoding winged helix-turn-helix transcriptional regulator, giving the protein MNEDYFNGIKCPKKYVLALNDSLNVVTGKWKLAIVSCLFFEAKRFSGIQEMLPQISPRMLSKELKELELNGILVRKVYNQTPVLIQYELTSSGHALKKVLDQMVDWGLSHREKQMVKA; this is encoded by the coding sequence ATGAACGAGGATTATTTTAATGGAATAAAATGCCCTAAAAAATATGTTTTGGCGCTAAATGACAGCCTAAATGTAGTGACGGGCAAATGGAAACTGGCGATTGTGAGTTGTCTTTTTTTTGAGGCCAAGCGTTTTTCTGGCATTCAAGAGATGTTGCCTCAAATTAGCCCTCGAATGTTGTCTAAAGAACTTAAAGAGTTAGAGCTCAATGGTATTTTGGTTCGTAAAGTTTATAATCAAACGCCTGTATTGATTCAATATGAACTCACGAGTTCGGGCCATGCGCTCAAAAAAGTCTTGGACCAGATGGTCGACTGGGGATTATCGCATCGCGAAAAACAAATGGTTAAAGCCTAA
- a CDS encoding transposase encodes MASKNLIAKPSKRGRPKTISDEFIRYLFRLKVLFSFGYRQLEGILKCVIYKYNLDTKPISFTQIYRRIKQLKLNIKSKKRAKERSVAIDSTGLKTKGQGEWLRKNTWKSSALAGLKYI; translated from the coding sequence TTGGCAAGCAAAAACCTCATAGCTAAGCCTTCAAAACGCGGCAGACCTAAAACAATTTCTGATGAATTTATTCGCTATTTATTCCGTTTAAAAGTGCTTTTTTCTTTTGGATATCGACAATTAGAAGGCATTCTAAAATGCGTTATTTACAAATATAATTTGGATACTAAACCCATATCTTTTACTCAAATATATCGTAGAATCAAGCAACTAAAGCTGAATATTAAGTCTAAAAAGAGGGCTAAAGAAAGATCGGTAGCAATAGATAGTACAGGACTAAAAACAAAAGGACAGGGAGAATGGTTAAGAAAAAATACTTGGAAAAGCAGCGCTCTAGCTGGATTAAAGTACATTTAG
- the csm4 gene encoding type III-A CRISPR-associated RAMP protein Csm4 produces the protein MYYRFYLKNFKGGLHLSRGIPNRYDRSEKDLSSDRIQSALFAAALQLFDELADPATGLAFMNSFRLSSAFPFWEDKKEGTKIRLYPKPASFPYELPFKLDELKDSLGLTEKELKKISFLEEGCFFALLKGENLNDLALTADYKLLYSKSKCTLAVWEKLEELKAENKGLKVQKTDIVDHVHLEQGVQATPYSMDKIFFEEEAGLFFILQTENEDSLKKVKAAFRLLADQGIGTDRSTGHGHFEAEIEAQRMNIKKSEKKSQHYISLGTYSPSKEELNQIELKDSYYQLGKLRGYISIVTDCEAENNASGFRKAGLYVFETAACLQTEFEPQGQVHNLNPKETKVFHPVWRATNPIMLPIFLSKTEA, from the coding sequence ATGTACTACCGATTTTATTTGAAAAATTTTAAGGGCGGTTTACACCTTTCTAGAGGAATTCCCAATCGCTATGACCGTTCAGAAAAAGATTTAAGTTCTGATCGCATACAGTCTGCGCTCTTTGCTGCTGCACTACAACTTTTTGATGAGTTGGCTGATCCTGCGACAGGTCTGGCTTTTATGAATAGTTTTCGTCTAAGCTCAGCCTTTCCTTTTTGGGAGGATAAAAAGGAGGGAACTAAAATTAGGCTTTATCCTAAACCAGCTTCTTTTCCCTATGAGTTGCCCTTCAAGCTAGATGAATTAAAGGACTCATTAGGGCTTACAGAAAAAGAACTGAAGAAAATAAGCTTTTTGGAAGAAGGCTGCTTTTTTGCTTTGTTAAAAGGTGAAAACTTAAATGATTTAGCATTAACTGCTGATTATAAGCTATTATACTCTAAGTCTAAATGTACTTTGGCAGTATGGGAAAAGTTAGAGGAATTAAAGGCAGAGAATAAAGGCCTTAAAGTTCAGAAAACGGATATCGTAGATCATGTGCATTTAGAGCAGGGAGTTCAGGCTACTCCTTACAGCATGGATAAGATCTTTTTTGAGGAAGAAGCGGGGCTATTTTTTATTTTACAAACAGAAAATGAAGACAGTTTGAAAAAGGTGAAAGCTGCTTTTCGTTTGTTAGCGGATCAAGGAATTGGTACTGACAGAAGCACAGGGCATGGTCACTTTGAAGCAGAGATAGAGGCGCAAAGAATGAATATTAAAAAATCAGAAAAGAAAAGTCAACATTATATTAGCTTGGGTACTTATTCTCCCTCAAAAGAAGAGCTAAATCAAATTGAGTTAAAGGATAGTTATTATCAGCTAGGTAAATTAAGAGGCTATATCTCTATAGTAACGGATTGCGAAGCAGAAAATAATGCTTCGGGTTTTCGGAAAGCAGGATTATATGTTTTTGAAACAGCTGCTTGTTTGCAAACTGAGTTTGAACCTCAGGGACAAGTACATAATTTAAATCCTAAAGAAACAAAGGTTTTTCATCCTGTTTGGCGAGCGACCAATCCTATTATGCTACCTATTTTTTTATCAAAAACAGAAGCCTAA
- the csm2 gene encoding type III-A CRISPR-associated protein Csm2, with protein MDDFKADFKPEWIKVKLNSLGIKYAQKLGAALAKNYMTTSQIRNVYSEVKRIQATMKGISLTESTTEEHKLKVDLKMDKAYRSFLLLSPKVAYAARRGGGRGIELFQKEFDKMYTAVAECGEHNGELKGKLFKDAFWRFCDLFEAVLAFHKASGGRD; from the coding sequence ATGGATGATTTTAAGGCAGATTTTAAGCCGGAATGGATCAAGGTTAAACTAAATAGTTTGGGGATTAAATATGCACAAAAACTAGGTGCTGCTTTAGCTAAAAATTATATGACAACCTCTCAAATTCGGAATGTGTACTCTGAAGTGAAACGTATTCAGGCCACAATGAAGGGAATTTCTTTAACAGAGTCTACTACTGAAGAACATAAATTAAAGGTTGATCTAAAAATGGATAAGGCATATAGGTCTTTTCTATTACTCAGCCCTAAGGTGGCTTATGCGGCTCGACGAGGAGGCGGAAGAGGAATTGAACTTTTTCAGAAGGAGTTTGACAAAATGTATACAGCAGTAGCTGAGTGTGGGGAGCATAATGGAGAGCTTAAAGGGAAATTGTTTAAAGATGCATTTTGGCGTTTTTGCGATTTGTTTGAAGCTGTTTTGGCATTTCATAAAGCAAGTGGAGGAAGAGATTAA
- a CDS encoding peroxiredoxin family protein, giving the protein MSKSWMFLLLLLASSLSAQKKMSLEVELAADCELENLQLFQWTGTQVEPFSAMEVSATKSAKRYIYSGELEEGNYYLGTSLNQMRPLYLGNEKKVVLTGGCEDINAYTVQKSKTNQAFVVMLDSIREQSASFFALISAYKQNMNDPKALADLDKQLEALDFRRKSYYLDLKKEQPELAKIVGLYTYLSFQNNKSSAEQREGDYLAQTYFQFTDLSDGTFKRIPFFYEAIKSYATNVSRVGLSVEEVQNYLDKTLDAVGQESPHHQSALLGVAFGLLSAQQKELFVQYAERYQKIHGGKSEVLDNFIQQQIIKVRGAAPIGGLAPDFEVATPEGEMLKLSDLRGKVVLVDFWASWCGPCRRENPNVRKVYEQYKDQGFEILGVSLDNNRDRWLNAIEKDQLTWHHVSDLKGWSSAPAKLYGVRGIPFTLLLDAEGRVLAKNLRGPALEAKLAEIFEKK; this is encoded by the coding sequence ATGTCAAAAAGTTGGATGTTTTTGCTCTTGTTGCTTGCCAGCAGTTTGAGCGCACAAAAAAAGATGAGTTTGGAAGTGGAATTGGCTGCTGATTGCGAGTTGGAAAATTTGCAGCTTTTTCAGTGGACCGGCACGCAGGTGGAGCCTTTTAGTGCGATGGAAGTTAGTGCAACTAAATCGGCTAAGCGCTATATTTATAGTGGCGAGTTGGAGGAAGGAAATTATTATTTGGGCACTTCGCTCAACCAGATGCGGCCGCTTTATTTGGGCAATGAGAAAAAAGTGGTATTGACGGGTGGTTGCGAGGATATCAATGCTTATACGGTACAAAAATCGAAGACCAATCAGGCTTTTGTGGTCATGTTGGATAGTATTCGGGAGCAAAGCGCTAGTTTTTTTGCGCTGATTTCGGCTTATAAGCAAAATATGAATGATCCTAAGGCGCTGGCGGATTTGGATAAGCAATTGGAGGCGCTGGATTTTCGCCGCAAGTCTTATTATTTGGATTTGAAAAAGGAGCAGCCGGAATTGGCCAAAATTGTGGGCTTGTATACTTATCTTTCTTTTCAAAATAACAAAAGTTCGGCGGAGCAAAGAGAGGGCGATTATTTGGCTCAAACTTATTTTCAGTTTACCGATCTTTCTGATGGGACCTTCAAACGGATTCCTTTCTTTTATGAGGCCATTAAAAGTTATGCGACCAATGTGAGTCGGGTAGGATTATCGGTGGAGGAAGTGCAAAATTATTTGGACAAAACTTTGGATGCGGTAGGGCAGGAGAGTCCCCATCATCAATCGGCTTTATTGGGCGTAGCTTTTGGTTTATTGTCGGCTCAGCAAAAAGAATTATTTGTGCAATATGCCGAGCGTTACCAGAAAATTCATGGCGGAAAATCAGAAGTTTTAGACAATTTTATTCAGCAGCAGATTATTAAAGTGCGTGGTGCGGCGCCTATTGGTGGTTTGGCGCCCGATTTTGAGGTGGCGACGCCAGAGGGCGAAATGCTCAAGCTTTCTGATTTGCGTGGAAAAGTAGTTTTGGTTGATTTTTGGGCCAGTTGGTGTGGCCCTTGTCGCAGAGAGAACCCGAATGTGCGCAAAGTTTACGAACAATATAAAGATCAGGGATTTGAAATTTTGGGTGTTTCTCTAGATAATAATCGCGATCGTTGGCTCAATGCCATTGAAAAAGATCAGTTGACTTGGCATCATGTTTCTGATTTAAAGGGTTGGAGTTCGGCGCCTGCAAAATTGTATGGTGTTCGGGGCATTCCTTTTACACTTTTGTTGGATGCAGAGGGCCGAGTATTGGCCAAAAATTTAAGAGGTCCGGCTTTGGAAGCCAAGTTGGCCGAAATTTTTGAAAAAAAATAG
- a CDS encoding IS5 family transposase — translation MVKKKYLEKQRSSWIKVHLAVDDKTGEILSVEITTERKTDASQLPKMMKKMKSLNIRQVYADGAYDQIKCREAICKAGAVPFIPPRKNARLKKGKDGELVDSYRNDDILYIWELGATAWKQDLGYHRRNLSETAMMRLKHFFSERLSSLSFKMQKQEVLMRIQILNELNATKLEIAANQ, via the coding sequence ATGGTTAAGAAAAAATACTTGGAAAAGCAGCGCTCTAGCTGGATTAAAGTACATTTAGCAGTGGATGATAAAACAGGAGAAATATTATCTGTAGAGATTACCACAGAGCGAAAAACCGATGCTTCTCAACTCCCCAAAATGATGAAAAAAATGAAATCCTTGAATATCCGCCAAGTTTATGCAGATGGCGCCTATGACCAAATAAAATGTCGGGAAGCAATTTGTAAGGCTGGAGCGGTACCGTTTATTCCCCCACGTAAAAATGCTCGCCTAAAAAAAGGAAAAGATGGAGAGCTGGTTGACAGTTATCGCAATGATGATATTTTATATATCTGGGAGTTGGGAGCTACTGCTTGGAAACAAGATTTAGGCTATCATCGTCGAAATTTAAGCGAAACTGCAATGATGCGACTCAAGCACTTTTTCTCTGAACGGCTCTCTTCGCTCAGCTTTAAAATGCAGAAGCAAGAAGTCCTGATGCGTATTCAAATTTTAAATGAGCTTAATGCTACCAAGTTGGAAATTGCTGCTAATCAGTAA
- the csm3 gene encoding type III-A CRISPR-associated RAMP protein Csm3, which yields MTYKIKEKQILKGSIILLTGLHIGGTNNSLSIGGVDNSVVRHPVNNQPYIPGSSLKGKLRSLLELAMGQIGTKRMGKVENGPSENSADISVKLFGNANGERSQIPSRVLVRDAYLDEDSIDELDQTEALFAEIKTEVVIDRITSAAMPRQLERVPAGAKFNFEMVLNIHEGDEISSVHEHELLSNLFAAMALLQDDYLGGHGSRGSGQIKIQLQSITKRSVKFYLGEEGEPVNQLTAFKSKYAVLKQLV from the coding sequence ATGACATATAAAATTAAAGAAAAGCAGATTTTAAAAGGTAGCATTATTTTGCTAACAGGATTACATATTGGAGGGACGAATAATAGCCTTTCTATTGGAGGGGTTGACAATTCAGTTGTTCGCCACCCAGTTAACAATCAGCCTTATATTCCAGGAAGCTCATTAAAGGGGAAGTTGCGTTCTTTACTCGAATTAGCGATGGGACAAATTGGAACAAAGCGAATGGGAAAGGTGGAAAATGGACCATCCGAAAATTCTGCAGATATTTCAGTAAAGCTATTTGGAAATGCAAATGGTGAAAGGAGTCAAATTCCTTCCCGTGTATTAGTTCGGGATGCTTACTTGGATGAAGATTCTATTGATGAGCTTGACCAAACTGAAGCTTTATTTGCTGAAATTAAAACAGAGGTAGTGATTGACCGGATCACTTCTGCGGCTATGCCAAGACAACTAGAACGAGTTCCTGCTGGAGCCAAGTTCAATTTTGAAATGGTGCTTAATATTCATGAAGGAGATGAAATTAGTAGTGTACATGAACACGAACTACTTTCTAACCTATTTGCTGCCATGGCTTTATTGCAAGATGATTATTTAGGAGGGCATGGTTCAAGAGGAAGTGGCCAGATTAAAATTCAGCTGCAGAGTATTACTAAGCGATCAGTAAAATTTTACTTGGGAGAAGAAGGAGAGCCTGTAAACCAACTTACTGCCTTTAAGAGTAAATATGCTGTACTTAAGCAGTTAGTCTAG